A genome region from Desulfobacterales bacterium includes the following:
- a CDS encoding GntR family transcriptional regulator, protein MKNLGAEHENLDQKAYEIVKHMITERQILPGEKIPQEKLAQELGISRTPLVSALKFLEHEKLVESKPRRGYFVRLFSKEEMVSIFELREVLEGLAAKRAAANITDEQIDILRGFFKSFAEYSDITDFRAYAKEDRRFHNYITEIGAKEFLKSILQTYNFITASYQYLSTEGLVRPPNETIEEHLAVIKAISERNPEAAEILMRRHLRKTIAHLRQDINDEQQESDSDNIIRPSF, encoded by the coding sequence ATGAAAAATCTAGGCGCAGAGCATGAAAATTTAGATCAAAAGGCCTATGAAATCGTCAAGCACATGATCACCGAACGCCAGATTCTGCCCGGCGAAAAAATCCCCCAGGAAAAACTGGCCCAGGAGCTGGGTATCAGCCGCACTCCCCTGGTCAGTGCCCTTAAATTTTTGGAACATGAAAAATTGGTGGAGTCCAAGCCCCGCCGCGGGTATTTCGTGCGCCTGTTTTCCAAAGAGGAGATGGTCAGCATATTTGAGCTGCGCGAAGTATTGGAGGGTCTGGCAGCCAAACGGGCAGCGGCCAACATCACCGATGAACAAATCGACATCCTAAGGGGTTTTTTCAAATCCTTTGCCGAATATAGCGACATTACCGATTTTAGAGCTTATGCCAAAGAAGACCGTCGGTTTCATAATTATATTACCGAAATCGGCGCCAAGGAATTTTTAAAGAGCATCCTGCAAACCTACAACTTTATCACCGCCAGTTATCAATACCTGTCGACTGAAGGGTTGGTCAGGCCGCCCAATGAAACCATCGAAGAGCATCTGGCCGTGATAAAGGCCATCAGCGAAAGGAATCCGGAGGCGGCCGAAATTTTAATGCGGCGGCATTTAAGAAAGACCATTGCACACCTCAGACAGGATATTAACGATGAACAACAGGAATCTGACAGTGATAACATTATCCGGCCGTCATTTTGA
- a CDS encoding aldo/keto reductase: protein MEYRRLGRSGLNISKLALGTMNFGNPTDKTEAFSIIHAALDAGVNILDCADVYADGESERILGKALADNGKRNEVFLTSKVFLPTGSGPNDAGNSKHHIISGCENSLRRLKTDWIDIYFLHRTDFNVPQEESLAALDLLMQQGKVRYIGCSTHPPWRTVEAWWIADKHHYPKFICEQPPYNLLDRRVEQEIVPMCKAYDMGIISWSPLAQGVLAGRYQDAADIPAGSRGAFKSIYAERITQAGIEVARQLARHAADKGCSLPQLAVAWVLHQPGITASIIGPRTLNHLNELLLAADLDLDDADLALCDQLVEPGGFVSNHFNTAGWRT, encoded by the coding sequence ATGGAATACCGTCGGCTGGGACGATCCGGCCTAAACATTTCCAAACTGGCGCTGGGCACAATGAATTTCGGCAATCCAACCGATAAGACCGAAGCATTTAGCATTATCCATGCGGCCTTGGATGCCGGGGTTAATATCCTGGACTGCGCAGATGTTTATGCAGACGGAGAAAGTGAACGCATCCTCGGCAAAGCCCTGGCTGACAATGGCAAAAGAAACGAGGTGTTCCTGACGTCGAAAGTATTTTTACCCACCGGCAGCGGGCCCAATGATGCCGGAAATTCAAAGCATCATATTATCAGCGGCTGCGAAAACAGTTTAAGACGACTCAAAACCGACTGGATCGATATTTATTTTCTGCACCGCACTGATTTTAACGTGCCCCAGGAAGAATCGCTGGCAGCCCTGGATTTGCTGATGCAGCAAGGCAAGGTGCGCTACATCGGCTGCTCAACCCATCCGCCCTGGCGGACAGTGGAGGCCTGGTGGATCGCCGACAAGCACCATTATCCCAAATTCATTTGCGAGCAACCCCCCTATAACCTGCTCGATCGCCGGGTTGAACAGGAGATCGTGCCCATGTGCAAAGCCTATGATATGGGCATCATCTCCTGGTCGCCGCTGGCCCAGGGTGTTTTAGCCGGCCGCTACCAGGATGCGGCTGATATACCAGCGGGCAGCCGGGGGGCTTTTAAGTCGATTTATGCCGAACGCATCACCCAGGCGGGCATTGAAGTCGCTCGGCAGCTGGCCCGACACGCTGCAGACAAAGGCTGCAGCCTGCCCCAGCTGGCGGTGGCCTGGGTGCTGCATCAACCGGGGATAACCGCCTCGATTATCGGCCCGCGCACCCTGAATCATTTAAATGAATTACTTCTGGCAGCTGATCTTGATCTCGATGATGCCGATTTGGCACTTTGCGATCAGCTGGTAGAACCCGGTGGATTTGTATCGAATCATTTTAATACAGCCGGCTGGCGCACCTAA
- a CDS encoding tripartite tricarboxylate transporter substrate binding protein has translation MKKVLFIGLVILLAMATGVHAADNFPKRNITNVVVWGAGGGTDTCNRIISAEMQKFLGVNINVINKTGGVAGSVGMMYGFSRPHDGYTLTGLSESNVTAGVQGGWDKNFNVWDVFIVGGSPDIISVTPDTPYKTLKDLIEAAKAKPGSIKAAASGAGSIHHLNLLAVENGSGADFNFIPYKGSAPSQNAAMAGEVSVVVTSLAEQQQLLRGGKLRALAMLIPQPFEVEGLGTIPSSFDSYPNLSKYLPISQAIGFAVPADVPEDRKAVLVKAFKQAMATDKVKNWAKENYYLLSGKTGAESRKVFDALQSNFAWTLWELKAAKVDPASLNIPKP, from the coding sequence ATGAAAAAGGTATTGTTTATTGGTCTAGTAATACTGCTGGCCATGGCAACCGGCGTTCACGCCGCTGATAATTTTCCAAAACGCAACATCACCAATGTGGTCGTCTGGGGCGCAGGCGGCGGAACCGATACCTGCAACCGCATCATCTCCGCTGAGATGCAGAAATTTTTAGGGGTCAACATCAATGTGATCAACAAAACGGGTGGAGTGGCCGGTTCGGTGGGTATGATGTACGGTTTTTCCAGACCCCACGACGGATACACCTTAACCGGTCTGTCTGAATCCAACGTCACCGCCGGTGTGCAGGGTGGCTGGGACAAAAATTTTAACGTTTGGGACGTTTTTATCGTTGGCGGTTCACCGGATATCATTTCGGTCACCCCGGACACGCCCTATAAGACGCTTAAAGACCTGATCGAAGCCGCCAAAGCCAAACCCGGCAGCATTAAAGCAGCGGCCAGCGGTGCCGGCTCCATCCATCATCTGAATCTGCTGGCAGTGGAAAACGGCTCCGGCGCTGACTTTAACTTCATTCCTTACAAAGGTTCGGCACCCAGCCAGAATGCGGCCATGGCCGGTGAAGTATCGGTGGTGGTCACCTCTTTGGCCGAGCAACAGCAACTGCTGCGCGGCGGCAAATTAAGAGCTCTGGCCATGCTGATTCCGCAGCCGTTTGAAGTCGAAGGACTGGGCACGATCCCTTCATCGTTTGATTCATATCCGAACCTGTCCAAGTACCTGCCCATCTCCCAGGCCATCGGATTTGCGGTTCCGGCCGATGTTCCCGAAGACCGTAAAGCTGTTCTGGTGAAAGCGTTCAAACAAGCCATGGCCACAGATAAGGTCAAAAACTGGGCCAAGGAAAATTACTACCTGCTGTCGGGCAAAACCGGCGCAGAGTCAAGAAAAGTATTTGACGCCCTGCAATCCAATTTTGCCTGGACCCTGTGGGAGCTGAAAGCGGCTAAAGTAGACCCGGCAAGCCTCAACATACCCAAACCATAA
- a CDS encoding tripartite tricarboxylate transporter permease: MVIFERIGTYFQMVFHLASDPLNILILLSSVMMGIMFGAMPGLTSTLGVALLTALTYGMDTPTAMLCLLAIYVGGTYGGSYASILINIPGTAASAATALDGYPLACKGEGGRAIGLTTTASAIGTIISMLFLVSISPLISFFALQFTSFEFFLLAFFGILISGTLTSPDLVIKGWIAGFLGLFMACVGRDLLQFYPRFTFGIPELDSGIEVVPVLIGAFGIPQIIQVLKDRFQIGETQKFQRILPEFGTIVRNIPRIIRSALIGVGIGSVPGIGEDIAAWVSYGTAKNTSKHPERFGKGEITAVLSTEVANNACVGGAMIPLLNLGIPGSPPAAMLLGALMLHGVTPGPMITFEHPTFIMEVAAILLLASLSMWVVGMLLAKQVVKVLRIPVQLFMPIIGILCIIGSYALGINIWNLYLMLPVGIISYFLIEMGYPIAPLVIGVILGPMADENLRRALMVSQGSFLPVFTRPVSLILFLVIVWTVVSQFPAYRNFKNKLMDKIFRRKSCEADFEVDVPDEG; the protein is encoded by the coding sequence ATGGTGATTTTCGAAAGAATCGGGACCTATTTCCAGATGGTATTTCATCTGGCATCAGACCCGTTAAATATATTGATTCTGCTCAGTTCTGTGATGATGGGCATTATGTTTGGCGCCATGCCGGGACTAACGTCCACTTTAGGAGTTGCGCTGTTAACGGCCTTGACCTACGGCATGGACACCCCCACCGCCATGCTCTGCCTACTGGCGATCTATGTCGGTGGGACCTACGGCGGATCGTATGCCTCCATTTTGATCAATATCCCCGGCACAGCAGCTTCGGCCGCCACCGCTCTGGACGGCTACCCGCTGGCCTGCAAAGGTGAGGGCGGTCGCGCCATTGGCCTGACCACCACCGCATCGGCCATCGGTACGATTATCAGCATGCTGTTTCTGGTCAGTATATCGCCACTCATTTCGTTTTTTGCGCTTCAGTTCACGTCATTTGAGTTTTTCCTGCTGGCATTTTTCGGCATTCTGATCAGCGGCACTCTGACCAGCCCGGATCTGGTTATTAAAGGATGGATCGCGGGCTTTTTGGGACTTTTTATGGCCTGTGTCGGCCGCGACCTGCTGCAGTTTTATCCGCGGTTTACTTTTGGCATACCAGAACTGGACAGTGGCATTGAAGTGGTGCCGGTGCTGATTGGTGCTTTTGGCATACCGCAAATCATTCAGGTTCTAAAGGACCGCTTCCAGATCGGTGAGACCCAGAAGTTTCAGCGCATCCTGCCTGAGTTTGGAACTATTGTGCGCAATATTCCCCGAATTATTCGCTCCGCCCTTATCGGTGTGGGAATTGGATCGGTGCCCGGCATCGGCGAAGACATTGCCGCCTGGGTATCCTACGGCACGGCCAAAAACACCTCCAAGCACCCGGAGCGCTTTGGCAAAGGTGAAATTACCGCTGTTCTGTCCACCGAGGTGGCCAACAATGCCTGTGTGGGCGGCGCTATGATCCCGCTGCTTAATCTTGGCATTCCAGGCAGCCCGCCGGCGGCCATGCTGCTTGGCGCTTTAATGCTGCACGGCGTCACACCCGGTCCGATGATTACTTTTGAGCACCCCACTTTTATTATGGAGGTGGCGGCCATCCTGCTGCTGGCGTCATTGAGCATGTGGGTGGTGGGCATGCTGCTGGCCAAACAAGTGGTTAAGGTACTGCGCATCCCGGTTCAGCTGTTTATGCCCATCATCGGCATTTTGTGTATCATCGGCTCCTATGCGCTGGGTATCAATATCTGGAATCTGTACTTGATGCTGCCGGTGGGCATTATCAGCTATTTTCTAATCGAAATGGGCTATCCGATTGCCCCGCTGGTCATCGGCGTCATCCTGGGGCCTATGGCCGACGAGAATCTCAGACGGGCGCTGATGGTATCTCAGGGCAGCTTTCTGCCGGTTTTTACCCGACCGGTTTCGCTGATTCTTTTTCTGGTGATTGTCTGGACCGTGGTCAGCCAGTTTCCGGCCTACCGTAATTTTAAAAATAAGTTGATGGACAAAATTTTCCGCCGCAAATCTTGCGAGGCTGACTTCGAGGTCGATGTACCCGATGAAGGCTAA
- a CDS encoding sugar phosphate isomerase/epimerase → MLKMGIITGFLSQTKDRFHEYNKPLDLDQKFKLMTQIEGYDGVEIVYPYEVSDPKTTKEILDKYNLNIAAVNVNVKAEPEFRNGGLTSHDKAVRDKAVRFIKEAKDFAEAVGADKVTCCPLGDGYEFSFQYDYATTWKYLIETFGEAGSYKTTVPLCIEYKPSETRGRCFVDNAAKTLCLLNDIQCKDMGVTLDFGHSMYGNENPAEAVSLLANSPYRYYIHVNDNDGRWDWDYFCGTKHFLEYVEFLYYLKKYNYNDYLTSDTSPTRWEIKGTFEANSRLSNRIWKLFEQIDMDEFEGLIAGSDYLQTWQFIEANIFSLK, encoded by the coding sequence ATGTTAAAGATGGGTATTATCACTGGGTTTTTGTCCCAGACAAAAGACCGCTTTCATGAATACAACAAGCCGTTAGATCTGGATCAAAAATTTAAGCTAATGACCCAGATCGAGGGCTATGACGGTGTGGAGATCGTTTATCCCTACGAGGTCAGCGACCCCAAGACCACCAAAGAGATTTTAGACAAATACAATCTGAATATCGCCGCCGTGAATGTGAATGTCAAAGCCGAGCCCGAGTTTCGCAACGGTGGCTTGACCTCCCATGACAAGGCCGTGCGCGATAAGGCCGTGCGCTTTATCAAAGAAGCCAAGGATTTTGCAGAAGCCGTCGGGGCCGATAAGGTCACCTGCTGCCCGCTGGGGGATGGCTATGAGTTTTCGTTTCAGTATGACTACGCCACCACCTGGAAATATTTGATTGAAACCTTTGGCGAAGCCGGTAGCTATAAAACCACCGTACCACTGTGCATCGAATATAAACCCAGTGAAACCCGCGGTCGCTGTTTTGTGGACAATGCGGCCAAAACCCTGTGCCTGCTCAACGATATTCAGTGCAAAGACATGGGGGTCACGTTGGATTTCGGGCATTCCATGTACGGCAACGAAAATCCGGCCGAAGCCGTATCGTTGCTGGCCAATAGCCCCTACCGCTACTACATTCACGTCAATGACAACGATGGTCGCTGGGATTGGGACTATTTTTGTGGGACCAAGCATTTTTTAGAGTATGTCGAGTTTCTGTATTACCTCAAAAAATACAACTACAACGATTACCTGACCTCAGACACCTCGCCAACCCGCTGGGAAATCAAAGGCACCTTTGAAGCCAACAGCCGGTTGTCCAACCGAATCTGGAAGCTATTCGAGCAAATTGACATGGATGAGTTTGAGGGATTAATTGCCGGAAGCGATTATCTGCAAACATGGCAATTCATTGAGGCCAACATTTTCTCGTTAAAATAA
- a CDS encoding transketolase, whose protein sequence is MSSEPMSIEELEKMAVAVRCDIIDMICTASAGHPGGSLSATDVVTALYFRVMRIDPENPDWPDRDRFILSKGHACPVWYAALAGRGYFDKSHLKTLRQMGSILQGHPDMNKTPGIDMTAGSLGHGLSAGLGMALSAKLQKKDYHVFVVIGDGESQEGSIWEAAMAAPRFKLDNLTAILDYNHLQNDYSVDDIMPIDPVADKWQAFGWNVIDIDGHDMAQVVQALEEAKSHQGAPTIIVANTVKGKGVSYMENVCEWHGKAPCQEEADQALEELRR, encoded by the coding sequence ATGTCTTCAGAACCTATGAGCATAGAAGAACTCGAAAAAATGGCGGTGGCCGTCCGCTGTGACATCATCGATATGATCTGCACCGCGTCGGCCGGTCATCCGGGCGGCTCGCTTTCAGCCACTGATGTGGTCACAGCGCTTTACTTCCGCGTAATGCGCATCGATCCCGAAAATCCGGACTGGCCCGACCGCGATCGCTTTATTTTATCCAAAGGCCATGCCTGTCCGGTCTGGTATGCGGCTCTGGCCGGGCGCGGCTATTTTGACAAATCGCATCTGAAGACCCTGCGCCAGATGGGCAGCATCCTGCAAGGCCATCCGGACATGAACAAAACCCCCGGGATCGATATGACCGCCGGCTCTCTGGGTCATGGGCTGTCAGCCGGGCTGGGCATGGCGCTGAGCGCAAAGCTGCAGAAAAAAGATTATCATGTCTTTGTGGTCATTGGTGACGGTGAATCCCAGGAAGGATCCATCTGGGAGGCCGCCATGGCGGCACCGCGCTTCAAGCTGGATAATCTGACCGCCATTTTAGATTACAACCACCTGCAAAATGACTACAGCGTGGATGATATCATGCCCATTGATCCGGTGGCCGATAAATGGCAGGCCTTTGGCTGGAACGTGATCGACATTGACGGCCATGATATGGCGCAGGTGGTGCAGGCGCTGGAGGAAGCCAAATCCCACCAGGGCGCTCCGACCATCATCGTAGCCAATACGGTCAAAGGCAAAGGGGTGTCATATATGGAAAATGTATGTGAATGGCACGGCAAGGCACCCTGCCAGGAAGAAGCCGATCAAGCCTTAGAAGAGCTTAGGAGGTAA
- a CDS encoding transketolase C-terminal domain-containing protein encodes MAINQYHYLSPEIVSLLASDEVFAKTEQQPTRYSYAEAMLELGDKNPKVVVLDADVSKSIKTNEFADKFPDRSFNFGIAEQNMMAAAAGMATTGLIPYATTYAVFASMRALDMVRNSIHYPKLNVKIAASHGGITPGPDGVTHQGQEDLSIIRAIANSTIIAPADPATTKLATWAAADYQGPVYLSFTRDPVPAIFDLNYPFEIGKAVTVRDGSDATIIANRDLVVQSLIAAEHLSRKGIDVRVIDCHTLKPLDEEAVLTAASETGAIVTAENNVFYGGLGSAVAEVLVENNPIPMKRIGVRDTFAESGPYLDLLEKYGLSANHIEAAVEEVISRKNFHQN; translated from the coding sequence GTGGCAATTAATCAATATCATTATCTTAGTCCCGAAATCGTGTCGCTGCTGGCATCTGATGAAGTGTTCGCCAAAACCGAGCAGCAGCCAACACGCTATTCCTATGCCGAAGCCATGCTGGAGCTGGGTGATAAAAATCCCAAAGTCGTGGTGCTCGACGCGGATGTGTCCAAATCAATTAAAACCAACGAATTTGCCGATAAGTTTCCGGATCGCTCATTTAACTTCGGCATCGCCGAGCAAAACATGATGGCGGCGGCGGCCGGCATGGCAACCACCGGTTTGATTCCCTACGCCACGACCTATGCCGTATTTGCCAGTATGCGGGCGTTGGACATGGTGCGCAACAGCATCCACTACCCCAAACTCAACGTCAAAATCGCCGCCAGCCACGGGGGCATCACGCCGGGGCCCGACGGCGTCACCCATCAGGGGCAGGAGGATTTGTCCATCATTCGCGCCATCGCCAATTCAACCATCATCGCACCGGCCGATCCGGCAACCACCAAGTTGGCCACATGGGCGGCCGCTGATTATCAAGGACCGGTTTACCTGAGTTTTACACGCGATCCGGTGCCGGCTATTTTTGATCTCAACTATCCTTTTGAAATCGGCAAAGCCGTTACCGTGCGCGATGGCAGCGATGCGACCATCATCGCCAACCGCGACCTGGTGGTGCAGTCGTTGATTGCCGCCGAACATTTGTCCCGAAAGGGGATAGACGTTCGTGTGATCGATTGCCACACACTCAAGCCCCTGGATGAGGAAGCAGTGCTTACGGCTGCCAGCGAGACCGGCGCCATTGTGACCGCTGAGAACAACGTCTTCTACGGGGGGTTGGGCAGTGCGGTGGCCGAGGTTCTGGTGGAAAATAATCCCATTCCCATGAAACGCATCGGGGTGCGCGATACCTTTGCCGAGTCCGGCCCTTATCTGGATTTGCTGGAAAAATACGGGCTTTCCGCCAATCATATTGAAGCCGCAGTCGAAGAAGTCATCAGCCGCAAAAATTTTCATCAAAATTAA
- a CDS encoding NAD(P)-dependent oxidoreductase yields the protein MGAKKWRTHNPSGKKRVIVTKELPGERWLNILTAADCKIEICTSPDVLSSEEIIAAIGDSCDGAIGQLTEPWGDDLYAALKAAGATAYSNYAVGFNNVDVDAATRHGIPVGNTPGVLTETTAQMAVALTFAAARRVGEAERFQREGKYKGWLPSLFMGNLLWRQTVGVIGAGRIGAAYAHMMVEGHKMNLVYYDPHKNEDLENHVANYSKFLESQGQAPVSCKRAETVEELLQEADCVSIHTILDDSTHHLINAERLALMKADAIIVNTSRGPVIDEDALVAHCQKNPEFKAGLDVFEDEPEMKPGLVELDNVVIVPHIASATSWTRQGMATLAASNVAAILQGYPAWQRPDISVFLEGEAPKAAPSIINAEELGISIYEDNK from the coding sequence ATGGGCGCAAAAAAATGGCGGACCCATAACCCTTCAGGCAAAAAACGTGTGATCGTCACCAAAGAGCTGCCCGGCGAGCGCTGGCTCAATATTCTGACTGCTGCCGATTGCAAAATCGAGATCTGCACCTCACCCGATGTGCTCAGCAGCGAAGAGATTATCGCGGCCATCGGGGATTCATGTGACGGCGCTATCGGCCAATTGACTGAGCCCTGGGGTGATGATCTGTATGCCGCCCTTAAAGCCGCCGGCGCCACGGCCTACAGCAACTATGCCGTGGGCTTCAACAATGTGGACGTGGATGCTGCTACCCGGCACGGTATCCCGGTGGGCAACACCCCGGGGGTGTTGACCGAAACCACCGCCCAAATGGCGGTGGCATTGACCTTTGCCGCCGCCCGCCGCGTTGGTGAAGCCGAACGGTTTCAAAGAGAGGGCAAATACAAAGGCTGGCTGCCATCGTTGTTTATGGGTAATCTGCTGTGGCGCCAAACAGTGGGGGTTATTGGCGCCGGTCGCATCGGCGCCGCCTATGCCCACATGATGGTCGAAGGCCACAAGATGAATCTGGTCTACTATGACCCGCACAAAAATGAAGACCTCGAAAATCATGTGGCAAATTACAGCAAATTTTTAGAATCCCAGGGCCAGGCGCCGGTATCCTGCAAACGCGCAGAAACTGTTGAAGAATTGTTGCAGGAAGCCGACTGTGTCAGTATCCACACGATTTTAGATGACAGCACCCACCACTTAATCAATGCCGAGCGCCTGGCGCTGATGAAAGCAGATGCCATCATCGTCAACACCAGCCGCGGGCCGGTCATCGATGAGGACGCACTGGTGGCGCATTGCCAAAAAAATCCGGAATTCAAGGCCGGTTTGGATGTATTTGAAGATGAGCCCGAAATGAAACCGGGTCTGGTGGAGCTCGATAATGTCGTGATCGTGCCGCACATTGCTTCTGCCACCAGCTGGACCCGCCAGGGCATGGCCACGCTGGCCGCCAGTAACGTGGCCGCTATACTGCAAGGCTATCCGGCCTGGCAGCGACCGGACATTTCCGTATTTTTAGAAGGCGAGGCGCCAAAGGCGGCGCCCAGCATTATCAACGCCGAAGAGTTGGGTATTTCAATATACGAAGACAATAAATAG